The following coding sequences are from one Streptomyces sp. NBC_01294 window:
- a CDS encoding SpoIIE family protein phosphatase has protein sequence MEQLPTSPGERPEDTSSSRGAAYTATATISEQGIVTEWSEEASRLLGYVPAEVVGLPAAHLLADSAGDAARRIPPDQHRWRGTVALRHRDGRRLEVGLLAHRWTSTGGTAKWFVVSAVAGGPRVAWDEPLKDWAFTQSPCSLAIFDADLRLVRANAGMEGTLSLSETEMRGLRLSEIAPDPVSDETERKMRLVLENGEPQSVDSFVRPTGAGTEHGGATSLAPLRDTDGRVRAVYLTTHDRAGTEDGLQRMLLPDVTNARIGTTQDSTRTAQELLDAAVPGLADFAFVDLLEPPPRPDEPSPAPVTGPVTVRRTAVRSVLEGSPESRVTVGTTTVHPPLSPPVECLAAGRGAVYGSADPALARWVGQDPGAAWITEYGTHSIMVVPMRAGGTTLGVAVFSRHQRREPFHPEDLWLAEELTTKAAVSIHSAHRAGREHTSTMTLQRSLLPHTLPVQSALDIASRYLPAGGGAGVGGDWFDVIPLSGARVALVVGDVVGHGIRATATMGRLRTAVRTLADVDLPPDELLTHLDDLIIHLSADEADQGAAGEAAGGIGTTCLYVVYDPVTRRCTVARAGHLPPAVVSPEGSVYLLDVPAGPPLGLGGLPFETVEVELPEGSVLALYTDGLLQPREHDIDEALDSMFAALVRPASTLDTVCDRVLTALLTHPPEDDVALLVARTRALHSDQVVVWDLNSDPSVVSHARRYTTDQLTAWGLDEAAFVTELLVSELVTNAIRYGEPPIQLRLIHENTTLICEVSDASSTAPHMRRARTFDEGGRGLLLVAQLAQRWGTRHAPIGKTIWAEQSLIGF, from the coding sequence ATGGAGCAACTTCCCACATCTCCTGGTGAGCGGCCGGAGGACACGAGCTCCTCCCGCGGGGCGGCCTACACGGCCACGGCCACCATCAGCGAGCAGGGCATCGTGACCGAGTGGAGTGAGGAAGCCAGTCGGCTGCTCGGCTACGTGCCCGCCGAGGTCGTGGGTCTGCCCGCCGCCCATCTGCTCGCGGACAGCGCCGGCGATGCCGCGCGGCGGATCCCGCCCGACCAGCACCGGTGGAGAGGCACGGTGGCGCTGCGGCACCGGGACGGGCGGCGGCTGGAAGTGGGACTGCTCGCGCACCGCTGGACGTCCACCGGCGGGACCGCCAAGTGGTTCGTGGTGTCCGCCGTGGCGGGTGGGCCCCGCGTTGCCTGGGACGAACCCCTGAAGGACTGGGCGTTCACCCAGTCCCCCTGCTCCCTGGCGATCTTCGATGCGGACCTGCGGCTGGTGCGGGCGAACGCGGGCATGGAGGGCACGCTGTCCCTCTCGGAGACCGAGATGCGCGGGCTGCGCCTCTCGGAGATCGCGCCGGATCCCGTGAGCGACGAGACCGAGCGCAAGATGCGACTGGTGCTGGAGAACGGTGAGCCGCAGTCGGTTGATTCGTTCGTCCGCCCCACGGGTGCGGGCACCGAGCACGGCGGGGCGACCTCGCTGGCCCCTTTGCGCGACACGGACGGCCGGGTGCGCGCCGTGTACCTGACCACGCACGACAGGGCCGGGACCGAGGACGGTCTGCAGCGGATGCTCCTGCCGGACGTCACCAACGCCCGCATCGGCACCACCCAGGACAGCACCCGCACCGCACAGGAGCTGCTCGACGCCGCCGTCCCCGGGCTCGCCGACTTCGCGTTCGTCGACCTGCTGGAGCCTCCGCCGCGCCCCGACGAGCCGTCCCCCGCCCCGGTGACGGGGCCGGTCACCGTGCGCCGCACCGCCGTGCGCTCCGTCCTCGAAGGGAGCCCGGAGTCCCGGGTCACGGTCGGAACGACGACCGTCCATCCGCCGCTGTCGCCTCCCGTCGAGTGCCTCGCCGCGGGCCGCGGGGCCGTGTACGGGAGCGCCGACCCGGCCCTCGCCCGATGGGTCGGGCAGGATCCCGGGGCCGCCTGGATCACCGAGTACGGGACCCACTCGATCATGGTGGTGCCGATGCGTGCGGGGGGTACCACGCTCGGCGTGGCCGTCTTCAGCCGTCACCAGCGCCGGGAGCCGTTCCATCCCGAGGACCTGTGGCTGGCCGAGGAGCTCACGACCAAGGCGGCCGTCAGCATCCACTCGGCGCACCGGGCCGGCCGCGAGCACACCAGCACGATGACGCTGCAGCGCAGCCTGCTCCCGCACACCCTGCCCGTCCAGTCGGCGCTCGACATCGCCTCCCGCTACCTGCCCGCCGGTGGCGGGGCCGGCGTGGGCGGCGACTGGTTCGACGTGATCCCGCTGTCCGGCGCCCGGGTGGCCCTGGTCGTGGGCGACGTCGTCGGCCACGGCATCCGTGCCACCGCCACGATGGGCCGGCTGCGCACCGCGGTACGCACGCTGGCCGACGTCGACCTGCCGCCCGACGAGCTGCTCACCCACCTCGACGACCTGATCATCCACCTGTCCGCCGACGAGGCCGACCAGGGAGCCGCCGGGGAGGCGGCCGGGGGCATCGGCACCACGTGCCTGTACGTGGTGTACGACCCGGTCACGCGCCGCTGCACCGTCGCCCGGGCCGGTCACCTCCCGCCCGCCGTGGTCTCCCCGGAAGGCTCCGTGTACCTCCTCGACGTCCCGGCAGGCCCGCCACTGGGCCTGGGGGGCCTGCCCTTCGAGACCGTCGAGGTCGAGCTCCCCGAGGGCAGCGTCCTCGCCCTGTACACCGACGGGCTGCTCCAGCCCCGCGAGCACGACATCGACGAAGCCCTGGACAGCATGTTCGCGGCCCTCGTCCGTCCCGCCTCCACGCTGGACACGGTCTGCGACCGGGTCCTGACCGCTCTGCTGACCCACCCTCCCGAGGACGACGTCGCCCTCCTCGTCGCACGGACCCGGGCCCTGCATTCCGACCAGGTCGTCGTCTGGGACCTGAACTCCGATCCCTCCGTCGTCAGCCACGCCCGCCGGTACACCACGGACCAGCTGACGGCCTGGGGGCTCGACGAGGCCGCCTTCGTCACGGAGCTCCTGGTCAGCGAACTGGTCACCAATGCCATCCGGTACGGCGAGCCGCCCATCCAGCTCCGGCTGATCCACGAGAACACCACCCTGATCTGCGAAGTCTCCGACGCGAGCAGTACCGCCCCGCACATGCGGCGCGCCCGGACCTTCGACGAGGGAGGGCGGGGCCTGCTGCTGGTCGCCCAGCTGGCCCAGCGCTGGGGCACCCGGCACGCCCCCATCGGCAAGACCATCTGGGCCGAGCAGTCCCTCATCGGATTCTGA
- a CDS encoding MMPL family transporter, with product MSRRTGVFVTRRPRLVLLGALAFLVLSVVFGAEATGRLKSEGYDDPRSESSRAAVIAAGGPGASPDLVIVAQARSGSVDDPAARSAGEALTGRLAAQPQVSSVTSHWTGGAAELPSRDGHAAMLVAHVDGEGEQLGARVKRLGRELTASTGSDTSALTVHVGGRALVDAELQDISESDLMRAESVVLPGTLILLVFVFGSVVAASLPLLIGVPAVAGTMLVLSALGLYPAVPEELARLRFFITCSHTPDQIRRAVTALEQQLRHPDLARAA from the coding sequence GTGTCCCGTCGTACAGGGGTCTTCGTGACCCGCCGCCCCCGCCTCGTCCTCCTCGGCGCCCTCGCGTTCCTCGTGCTGTCCGTCGTGTTCGGCGCGGAGGCGACCGGCCGGCTCAAATCGGAGGGGTACGACGATCCGCGATCGGAGTCCAGCCGCGCCGCCGTCATCGCGGCCGGGGGCCCGGGCGCGTCCCCCGACCTGGTCATCGTCGCGCAGGCCCGCAGCGGGTCCGTCGACGACCCGGCGGCCCGGAGCGCGGGCGAGGCCCTGACCGGACGCCTCGCCGCGCAGCCGCAGGTCAGCTCCGTGACCTCGCACTGGACCGGCGGTGCGGCGGAGCTGCCCAGCCGGGACGGTCACGCAGCCATGCTCGTCGCGCACGTGGACGGCGAGGGCGAACAGCTCGGGGCCCGGGTCAAACGGCTCGGCCGGGAGCTGACCGCCTCGACCGGTTCCGACACCTCGGCCCTGACGGTGCACGTCGGGGGGAGGGCGCTCGTCGACGCCGAGCTCCAGGACATCTCGGAGTCCGATCTGATGCGGGCCGAGTCCGTCGTCCTGCCGGGCACCCTGATCCTGCTCGTCTTCGTGTTCGGCAGTGTCGTGGCCGCTTCCCTGCCCCTGCTGATCGGGGTGCCGGCCGTCGCCGGGACGATGCTGGTCCTGAGCGCTCTGGGCCTCTACCCGGCCGTACCCGAGGAACTGGCCCGGCTGCGCTTCTTCATCACCTGCAGCCACACGCCCGACCAGATCCGCCGGGCCGTGACCGCGCTGGAACAGCAGCTGCGGCACCCGGACCTGGCACGCGCCGCCTGA
- the recQ gene encoding DNA helicase RecQ: MALSDASPEISDAVQMLHRVFGYSSFRGEQQEIIEQVVDGGDALVLMPTGGGKSLCYQIPALVRDGTGVVISPLIALMQDQVNALTALGVRAGFLNSTQDPYERQAVEQAFLADELDLLYLAPERLRTESTQRLLDRGKVSLFAIDEAHCVAQWGHDFRPDYLALSMLHERWPKVPRIALTATATEATHAEIVARLGLEDARHFVASFDRPNIQYRIVEKNNPTKQLLELIRTEHDGDAGVVYCLSRASVEKTAAFLVGHGIDAVAYHAGMDSRARAANQARFLREDGVVVVATIAFGMGIDKPDVRFVAHLDLPKSVEGYYQETGRAGRDGEPATAWLAYGLQDVVQQRKLIDGSEGDEAHRRSLGMHLDAMLALCETVDCRRWRLLEYFGQSGGPCGNCDTCLTPAESWDGTVAAQKLLSTVWRLAKERRQKFGAGQIIDILQGKKTAKVIQFDHDGLSVFGIGADLSTAEWRGVVRQLLAQRLLAVEGDYGTLVLTEDSGEVLGGRRSVSMRKEKAAAAPRKESGARSGKGARVPVDLPAGAEPVFLALRAWRAATAREQGVPAYVVFHDATLREIATRLPATVEELATVGGVGEAKLTKYGQGVLDTLAECDGTEPPTTAAESTAPESTAPAPAPAPAAQPGPPAPALAAPVPAARPAPAYDEEPPFDLDEPPWDEWE; encoded by the coding sequence ATGGCCCTTTCGGACGCGTCCCCCGAGATCTCGGATGCCGTGCAGATGCTGCACCGCGTCTTCGGATACAGCTCTTTCCGCGGCGAGCAGCAGGAGATCATCGAGCAGGTCGTCGACGGCGGTGACGCGCTCGTGCTCATGCCGACCGGCGGCGGCAAGTCGCTCTGCTACCAGATCCCGGCGCTCGTCAGAGACGGCACGGGTGTCGTGATCTCGCCGCTCATCGCGCTGATGCAGGACCAGGTGAACGCGCTCACCGCACTCGGGGTGCGGGCCGGATTCCTCAACTCGACCCAGGACCCGTACGAGCGGCAGGCCGTCGAGCAGGCCTTCCTCGCCGACGAGCTGGACCTCCTCTACCTGGCCCCCGAGCGGCTGCGCACCGAGAGCACCCAGCGGCTGCTCGACCGGGGCAAGGTGTCCCTCTTCGCGATCGACGAGGCGCACTGCGTCGCCCAGTGGGGTCACGACTTCCGGCCCGACTATCTGGCGCTGTCCATGCTGCACGAGCGCTGGCCGAAGGTGCCGCGGATCGCGCTGACCGCGACCGCCACCGAGGCCACCCACGCCGAGATCGTGGCGCGGCTCGGTCTGGAGGACGCGCGGCACTTCGTCGCCAGCTTCGACCGGCCGAACATCCAGTACCGCATCGTCGAGAAGAACAACCCGACCAAGCAGCTGCTGGAACTGATCCGCACCGAGCACGACGGGGACGCCGGAGTCGTCTACTGCCTCTCGCGCGCCTCGGTGGAGAAGACCGCGGCCTTCCTGGTGGGGCACGGCATCGACGCCGTGGCGTACCACGCCGGCATGGACTCCCGCGCGCGTGCGGCGAACCAGGCGCGCTTCCTGCGGGAGGACGGCGTCGTGGTGGTGGCCACGATCGCCTTCGGCATGGGCATCGACAAGCCGGACGTGCGCTTCGTGGCCCACCTCGACCTGCCGAAGTCGGTCGAGGGCTACTACCAGGAGACCGGCCGCGCCGGGCGCGACGGCGAGCCGGCCACGGCGTGGCTGGCGTACGGCCTGCAGGACGTGGTCCAGCAGCGCAAGCTCATCGACGGCTCCGAGGGCGACGAGGCGCACCGCCGCTCGCTCGGCATGCACCTGGACGCCATGCTCGCGCTGTGCGAGACGGTCGACTGCCGCCGCTGGCGTCTGCTGGAGTACTTCGGGCAGTCGGGCGGGCCCTGCGGCAACTGCGACACGTGTCTGACGCCGGCCGAGTCCTGGGACGGGACGGTCGCGGCGCAGAAACTGCTGTCCACGGTGTGGAGGCTGGCGAAGGAAAGGCGCCAGAAGTTCGGCGCCGGCCAGATCATCGACATCCTGCAGGGCAAGAAGACGGCCAAGGTCATCCAGTTCGACCACGACGGGCTCTCGGTCTTCGGCATCGGGGCGGATCTGAGCACCGCTGAGTGGCGCGGTGTCGTGCGCCAGCTGCTGGCGCAGCGACTGCTGGCGGTGGAGGGCGACTACGGGACGCTCGTGCTGACCGAGGACAGCGGCGAGGTGCTGGGAGGGCGCCGCAGCGTCTCCATGCGCAAGGAGAAGGCGGCCGCCGCGCCCCGCAAGGAGTCCGGGGCACGTTCCGGGAAGGGCGCCCGCGTCCCGGTCGACCTGCCGGCCGGGGCCGAACCGGTCTTCCTGGCCCTCCGTGCCTGGCGGGCCGCGACGGCGCGCGAGCAGGGGGTACCGGCGTACGTCGTCTTCCACGACGCGACGCTGCGGGAGATCGCGACACGACTCCCCGCCACGGTGGAGGAGTTGGCCACGGTCGGCGGAGTCGGCGAGGCCAAGCTCACCAAGTACGGGCAGGGCGTCCTCGACACCCTGGCGGAGTGCGACGGCACCGAACCTCCCACCACCGCCGCCGAGTCGACCGCCCCCGAGTCCACCGCACCCGCACCCGCACCCGCACCCGCGGCCCAGCCGGGCCCGCCCGCCCCGGCCCTCGCGGCGCCCGTGCCGGCGGCCCGGCCTGCGCCGGCGTACGACGAAGAGCCGCCCTTCGACCTGGACGAACCGCCGTGGGACGAGTGGGAGTAG
- a CDS encoding NAD(P)H-dependent oxidoreductase — translation MRIGVYLAHPRSGSFNHAVFDAVVEELRGRGCDVVAHDLYAEGFAPLLSAVETETVRSASRAPDAQVALHRTEVATLDAMVFVHPNWWGMPPAVLAGWVQRVLAPGVAYKLGTADGEPAGLLKAGRALVLNTSDTPADREESEFGDPLQRIWSACVLPYVGVTDVRRVVFRTVTDSTDAERAAWLADARREATALLS, via the coding sequence ATGCGCATAGGGGTGTATCTCGCACACCCGAGGTCGGGGAGCTTCAACCACGCCGTGTTCGACGCGGTCGTGGAGGAGCTGCGCGGACGAGGGTGCGACGTGGTCGCGCACGATCTGTACGCGGAAGGATTCGCGCCGCTGCTGTCCGCGGTGGAGACGGAGACGGTCCGGTCGGCGTCACGGGCCCCCGACGCACAGGTGGCGCTCCACCGGACCGAGGTGGCGACCCTCGATGCCATGGTGTTCGTCCACCCGAACTGGTGGGGCATGCCGCCCGCCGTCCTCGCGGGCTGGGTGCAGCGCGTCCTCGCGCCGGGCGTCGCCTACAAACTGGGCACCGCGGACGGCGAGCCTGCGGGGCTCCTGAAGGCCGGCCGGGCCCTCGTCCTGAACACCTCCGACACTCCCGCGGACCGCGAGGAGAGCGAGTTCGGCGACCCGCTGCAGAGGATCTGGTCGGCCTGCGTCCTGCCGTACGTGGGCGTGACCGACGTACGCCGCGTCGTCTTCCGCACGGTCACCGACTCGACCGACGCAGAACGCGCGGCCTGGCTCGCCGACGCCCGCCGCGAGGCCACGGCACTCCTGTCCTGA
- the katG gene encoding catalase/peroxidase HPI — MSGSESENPAIPSPAPAPTRPRTNRDWWPDQLDLQVLHQHSPQSNPMGADFDYAEEFAALDVDALKRDVFEVMTASQDWWPADYGHYGPLFIRMSWHAAGTYRIADGRGGGGAGAQRFAPLNSWPDNASLDKARRLLWPVKQKYGRKISWADLLVFAGNCAMESMGFKTFGFGFGRDDIWEPEEIFWGPEDTWLGDARYSGDRELTGPFGAVQMGLIYVNPEGPNGNPDPIAAARDIRETFARMAMNDEETVALIVGGHTFGKCHGAVDPEYVGPEPEAGPIEQQGLGWRNSHGSGTGINAITSGLEGAWTSEPTKWDSGFLDNLYRYDWELTRSPAGAQQWTPKDPSAQGTVPDAHDPSKRHAPIMLTTDLSLKLDPVYGPISKSFHENPDKLADAFAKAWYKLLHRDMGPLSRYLGPWIPEPQLWQDPVPAVDHELVGDAEIADLKRRILASGLSVSSLVTTAWAAAASFRGTDMRGGANGARIRLAPQKDWEVNALPEVTEALRTLEGIQQDFNSSQAGGKKVSLADLIVLGGCAAVEQAAKNAGHDITVPFAPGRTDASQEQTDVESFAVLEPRADGFRNYLQAGEKLSPETLLLDRANLLTLTAPEMTVLIGGMRALNTGFKRSPHGVFTERPEALTNDFFVNLLDMGTQWKASTSDENVFEGRDPSTGQVKWTATAVDLVFGSHSQLRAVSEVYGSKDAGETFVRDFVAAWDKVMTLDRFDLA; from the coding sequence GTGTCCGGCAGCGAAAGCGAGAACCCAGCAATCCCCTCCCCGGCCCCCGCGCCGACCCGCCCCAGGACGAACCGGGACTGGTGGCCGGATCAGCTGGACCTCCAGGTTCTCCACCAGCACTCGCCCCAGTCCAATCCGATGGGCGCGGACTTCGACTACGCGGAGGAATTCGCGGCCCTGGACGTCGACGCGCTGAAGCGGGACGTCTTCGAGGTGATGACGGCGTCGCAGGACTGGTGGCCCGCCGACTACGGCCACTACGGGCCGCTCTTCATCCGGATGAGCTGGCACGCCGCGGGAACGTACCGCATCGCCGACGGCCGGGGCGGTGGCGGCGCCGGCGCCCAGCGCTTCGCCCCCCTCAACAGCTGGCCGGACAATGCGAGCCTCGACAAGGCGCGCCGTTTGCTGTGGCCGGTCAAGCAGAAGTACGGCCGGAAGATCTCATGGGCCGACCTCCTGGTATTCGCCGGCAACTGCGCCATGGAATCAATGGGGTTCAAGACGTTCGGATTCGGCTTCGGCAGAGATGACATCTGGGAACCCGAGGAAATCTTCTGGGGGCCAGAGGACACCTGGCTCGGAGATGCGCGCTACAGCGGCGACAGAGAACTCACCGGTCCTTTCGGCGCCGTGCAGATGGGACTGATCTACGTCAATCCGGAAGGGCCCAACGGCAACCCGGACCCGATCGCCGCCGCCCGCGACATTCGCGAGACGTTCGCGCGCATGGCGATGAATGACGAGGAGACGGTCGCGCTCATCGTCGGCGGCCACACGTTCGGGAAGTGCCACGGCGCGGTCGATCCCGAGTACGTCGGTCCGGAGCCCGAGGCCGGCCCGATCGAGCAGCAGGGTCTCGGCTGGCGGAACTCGCACGGCAGCGGCACCGGCATCAACGCGATCACCAGTGGGCTGGAGGGAGCCTGGACCTCCGAGCCGACGAAGTGGGACAGCGGCTTCCTGGACAACCTGTACCGCTACGACTGGGAGCTGACGAGGAGCCCGGCCGGTGCGCAGCAGTGGACCCCCAAGGATCCGTCGGCCCAGGGCACGGTGCCCGATGCCCACGACCCGTCGAAGCGGCACGCCCCCATCATGCTGACGACGGACCTCTCGCTGAAGCTGGATCCGGTCTACGGGCCGATCTCGAAGAGCTTCCACGAGAACCCGGACAAGCTCGCGGATGCGTTCGCCAAGGCCTGGTACAAGCTGCTGCACCGCGACATGGGACCCCTCTCGCGTTACCTCGGCCCGTGGATCCCCGAGCCGCAGCTGTGGCAGGACCCCGTCCCCGCGGTCGATCACGAACTGGTCGGGGACGCGGAGATCGCCGACCTCAAGCGCAGGATCCTGGCCTCGGGCCTGTCCGTCTCCTCCCTGGTCACCACCGCCTGGGCGGCGGCGGCGAGCTTCCGGGGCACCGACATGCGGGGCGGGGCCAACGGGGCGCGCATTCGGCTGGCGCCGCAGAAGGACTGGGAGGTCAATGCCCTGCCCGAGGTGACCGAGGCCCTGCGGACCCTTGAGGGGATCCAGCAGGACTTCAACTCCTCGCAGGCCGGCGGGAAGAAGGTGTCGCTCGCCGACCTGATCGTGCTGGGCGGGTGCGCGGCCGTGGAACAGGCCGCGAAGAACGCCGGGCACGACATCACGGTGCCGTTCGCGCCGGGGCGCACGGACGCCTCGCAGGAGCAGACCGACGTCGAGTCGTTCGCCGTACTCGAACCCAGGGCGGACGGGTTCCGCAACTACCTGCAGGCGGGCGAGAAGTTGTCGCCGGAGACCCTCCTGCTGGACCGTGCCAACCTGCTGACGCTGACCGCACCCGAGATGACGGTGCTGATCGGCGGCATGCGGGCCCTGAACACCGGCTTCAAGCGGTCCCCGCACGGCGTGTTCACCGAGCGGCCGGAGGCACTGACCAACGACTTCTTCGTCAACCTGCTCGACATGGGGACGCAGTGGAAGGCGTCGACGTCGGACGAGAACGTCTTCGAGGGCCGGGACCCCTCCACGGGTCAGGTCAAGTGGACGGCCACCGCCGTCGACCTCGTCTTCGGCTCGCACTCCCAGCTCCGGGCCGTCTCGGAGGTCTACGGGTCCAAGGACGCGGGCGAGACGTTCGTGCGGGACTTCGTGGCGGCGTGGGACAAGGTGATGACCCTCGACAGGTTCGACCTCGCCTGA